A genomic window from Micromonospora violae includes:
- a CDS encoding DM13 domain-containing protein, which translates to MGKRMFRSPVVRAGLAAAVVVVMLALYWFQPWKLFTDTYVDEAVPHAVTTSAAPAPASATPASAAPTPEGNTILTVGEFITHEHRTTGSAEIHRLADGRHQLVIRDLNTSNGPDLRVWLTDQPVTRGVAGWRVFDDGEWVELARLKGNKGNQVYDLPASVDPRDFRSVSIWCKRFAVSFGAADLKGV; encoded by the coding sequence GTGGGAAAACGGATGTTCCGGTCGCCGGTGGTCCGAGCTGGTCTCGCCGCCGCTGTCGTCGTGGTGATGCTGGCCCTCTACTGGTTCCAGCCGTGGAAGTTGTTCACCGACACCTACGTCGACGAGGCTGTCCCCCACGCAGTGACGACGTCGGCCGCTCCCGCCCCGGCGTCCGCGACCCCGGCCTCCGCGGCACCCACGCCCGAGGGGAACACCATCCTGACCGTCGGTGAGTTCATCACCCACGAGCATCGGACGACCGGCAGTGCCGAGATTCACCGACTCGCCGATGGCCGCCACCAGCTGGTCATCCGAGACCTGAACACGTCGAACGGTCCGGATCTGCGGGTGTGGCTGACCGACCAGCCCGTCACCCGAGGCGTGGCCGGCTGGCGGGTGTTCGACGACGGCGAGTGGGTCGAGCTGGCACGGCTCAAAGGCAACAAGGGCAACCAGGTGTACGACCTACCGGCGTCGGTCGACCCACGCGACTTCCGCAGCGTCTCCATCTGGTGCAAGCGATTCGCGGTCTCCTTCGGCGCGGCCGATCTCAAGGGCGTCTGA
- a CDS encoding S-methyl-5'-thioadenosine phosphorylase, translating to MSTTDGAPIGVIGGSGLYEFLDDVTEVTVDTPYGPPSDALSVGSLAARPVVFLPRHGRRHTLPPHRINYRANLWALRALGVRQVLAPGAVGGLRPELGPGTLVVPDQLVDRTTGREQTYYDGEPDRDGQPSPVVHVPFADPYCPVGRVTVLDAARSAGWQPVDGGTMVVIDGPRFSTRAESQWFGREGWSVVGMTGHPEAVLARELALCYTALSLVTDLDSGVEVGHGVTQQEVFRVFAQNVERLRILLGDAVRTLPADRGACPCGQALAGTPS from the coding sequence GTGAGCACGACCGATGGCGCGCCGATCGGTGTGATCGGCGGATCCGGTCTCTACGAGTTCCTCGACGACGTCACCGAAGTCACCGTCGACACACCGTACGGGCCGCCGAGCGACGCGCTGTCCGTCGGGAGTCTCGCCGCGCGGCCGGTGGTGTTCCTGCCGCGCCACGGACGCCGGCACACCCTCCCCCCACACCGCATCAACTACCGGGCCAACCTGTGGGCGCTGCGAGCACTCGGCGTCCGGCAGGTGCTCGCGCCGGGTGCCGTGGGCGGCCTGCGCCCGGAGCTGGGACCCGGGACCCTGGTCGTGCCGGACCAGCTGGTCGACCGGACCACTGGTCGCGAGCAGACCTACTACGACGGAGAGCCCGACAGGGACGGGCAACCATCCCCGGTCGTCCATGTGCCCTTCGCCGACCCCTACTGCCCGGTCGGGCGGGTCACGGTGCTCGACGCCGCCCGGTCCGCTGGTTGGCAACCGGTCGACGGCGGCACCATGGTCGTCATCGACGGTCCCCGGTTCTCCACCCGCGCCGAATCACAGTGGTTCGGCCGGGAGGGCTGGTCAGTCGTCGGCATGACCGGTCACCCGGAAGCGGTGCTGGCTCGCGAACTGGCGCTGTGTTACACCGCGCTGTCATTGGTGACCGACCTCGACTCGGGCGTCGAGGTCGGTCACGGCGTGACCCAGCAGGAGGTGTTCAGAGTCTTCGCCCAGAACGTCGAACGCCTGCGGATCCTGCTCGGCGACGCGGTGCGAACGTTGCCCGCGGACCGGGGCGCCTGCCCGTGCGGCCAGGCGCTGGCAGGTACGCCGTCGTAA
- a CDS encoding methyltransferase domain-containing protein → MNSTISLDGFDVVLGRLAGWPADQDACGTPVAPSPPAPPDHWLVHTDGRRDLLPVRRWHGPPEPAIESVAARCTGPTIDLGCGPGRLTRALAQRGLVALGVDISAEAVRLTQGRGVVALRRDVFAPLPGEGRWAHALLVDGNIGIGGDPVRLLRRCGALIAADGTLVIEVEPPGAGLWQGQAYVLSGSSGERTSQGPPFAWARVGAEVVARTAAAAGLRVADRFRFGPRWFVELVRS, encoded by the coding sequence GTGAATTCGACGATCAGTCTCGACGGTTTCGACGTGGTGCTGGGCCGCCTCGCTGGCTGGCCCGCCGACCAAGACGCGTGCGGTACGCCGGTCGCCCCGTCGCCTCCGGCCCCGCCCGACCACTGGCTGGTGCACACCGACGGGCGACGTGACCTGTTGCCGGTGCGGCGCTGGCACGGCCCGCCCGAACCGGCGATCGAGTCCGTCGCCGCCCGCTGCACCGGACCCACCATCGATCTTGGCTGCGGCCCCGGCCGGCTGACCAGGGCACTCGCCCAGCGAGGCCTCGTCGCACTGGGGGTGGACATCTCCGCCGAGGCGGTACGCCTGACCCAGGGCCGGGGTGTGGTCGCGCTGCGACGCGACGTCTTCGCACCCCTTCCCGGCGAGGGGAGGTGGGCACATGCACTGCTCGTCGACGGCAACATCGGCATCGGTGGCGACCCGGTCCGGCTGCTGCGCCGCTGCGGCGCCCTGATCGCGGCCGACGGCACGCTGGTGATCGAGGTGGAGCCCCCGGGGGCCGGGCTGTGGCAGGGACAGGCGTACGTCCTGTCCGGATCGTCCGGCGAGCGGACATCGCAGGGACCACCGTTCGCCTGGGCGCGGGTCGGAGCGGAGGTGGTGGCCCGTACCGCCGCCGCTGCCGGCCTGCGGGTCGCCGACCGTTTCCGGTTCGGTCCACGCTGGTTCGTCGAGTTGGTGCGCTCATGA
- a CDS encoding ricin-type beta-trefoil lectin domain protein, which produces MTRRRPILGLLATAAAVVVTVSAAALAGSLSPASAANVAAAATAGCGKAPTLTSGQRTIQSGGQNRSFILRIPDNYDRNHPYRLIFGFHWNGGTANDVDGGGSDGAAWSYYGLRQQANNSTIFVAPQGNGNGWANPGGQDVTFVDNMISLIEADLCVDTTQRFALGFSYGGGMSYSLACSRPGVFRAVAVYSGGQLSGCSGGTQPVAYMGIHGIGDSVLNVSAGRSLRDTFVRNNGCTAQSPPEPRAGSLTHITTTYSGCRSGYPVVWAAFDGGHTPGPVDGGGDSGARTWTKGEVWRFFTQFGSTDPTTPPTTTPPPSGTSALRSTSSGRCLDVNGASQANGAAAIIWDCHGQSNQSWTSTAAQELRVFEGKCLDVNGAGTANGTSVIIWDCNGQSNQKWRFNADGSITGVGSGRCLDTVGNGTANGTRVQIWDCTGAANQRWSRS; this is translated from the coding sequence ATGACCAGACGTAGACCCATCCTTGGACTTCTCGCGACGGCGGCGGCCGTCGTCGTGACCGTCAGCGCGGCGGCACTGGCCGGCAGCCTGAGCCCCGCGTCGGCCGCGAACGTCGCGGCCGCAGCGACCGCCGGGTGCGGCAAGGCACCCACGTTGACCAGCGGCCAACGGACCATCCAGAGCGGCGGTCAGAACCGCAGCTTCATCCTGCGGATCCCCGACAACTACGACCGGAACCACCCGTACCGGTTGATCTTCGGATTCCACTGGAACGGCGGCACCGCCAACGACGTCGACGGCGGCGGGTCGGACGGCGCGGCCTGGTCCTACTACGGGCTGCGGCAGCAGGCGAACAACAGCACCATCTTCGTCGCTCCCCAGGGCAACGGGAACGGCTGGGCGAACCCCGGTGGCCAGGACGTCACCTTCGTGGACAACATGATCAGCCTGATCGAGGCGGATCTGTGTGTCGACACCACGCAGCGCTTCGCGCTCGGGTTCAGCTACGGCGGCGGCATGAGCTACTCGCTGGCCTGTTCCCGCCCAGGTGTCTTCCGCGCCGTCGCGGTCTACTCCGGTGGGCAGCTCAGCGGGTGCAGTGGCGGCACCCAGCCGGTCGCGTACATGGGAATCCACGGCATCGGCGACTCGGTGCTCAACGTCTCCGCCGGACGGTCCCTGCGGGACACGTTCGTGCGCAACAACGGGTGCACCGCGCAGAGCCCACCCGAGCCGAGAGCGGGCAGTCTGACTCACATCACCACCACCTACTCCGGCTGCCGTTCCGGCTACCCCGTGGTGTGGGCCGCCTTCGACGGCGGGCACACCCCCGGCCCGGTGGACGGCGGCGGGGACAGCGGCGCGAGGACCTGGACCAAGGGCGAGGTGTGGAGGTTCTTCACCCAGTTCGGTAGCACCGATCCCACGACCCCGCCGACGACCACTCCGCCACCGAGTGGCACGTCAGCCCTGCGCAGCACATCCTCCGGACGGTGCCTGGACGTCAACGGCGCCTCCCAGGCCAACGGCGCGGCGGCGATCATCTGGGACTGCCACGGCCAGAGCAACCAGAGCTGGACCTCGACCGCCGCCCAGGAACTGCGCGTCTTCGAGGGCAAGTGCCTCGACGTCAACGGCGCCGGCACCGCGAACGGCACCTCGGTGATCATTTGGGACTGCAACGGCCAGTCCAACCAGAAGTGGCGGTTCAATGCCGACGGCTCGATCACCGGAGTGGGTTCGGGCCGGTGCCTGGACACGGTCGGCAACGGCACGGCCAACGGCACCCGCGTCCAGATCTGGGACTGCACCGGCGCGGCCAACCAACGGTGGAGCCGGAGTTGA
- a CDS encoding response regulator transcription factor, whose translation MTQRVLVVDDDQTVSDVIRRYLENDGFQVSLAADGAAALAAVERQAPHLVVLDLMLPRISGLEVCRALRVRPDGVPIVMLTARGDESDRILGLQLGADDYLTKPFSPRELVLRVRSVLRRAGGATPPERPEALTDGDLVVHTTSRTARLAGRDLALTLREFDLLVHLLRHPSRVFGRAELLEQVWGWNFGDHSTVTVHVRRLREKIEANPADPQRIVTVWGVGYRYEPADA comes from the coding sequence GTGACGCAGCGCGTGCTGGTGGTCGACGACGATCAGACCGTGAGCGACGTCATCCGTCGTTACCTCGAGAACGACGGCTTCCAGGTGAGCCTCGCGGCGGACGGTGCGGCGGCGCTGGCGGCGGTGGAGCGTCAGGCGCCACACCTGGTCGTGCTCGACCTGATGCTGCCCCGGATCAGCGGTCTGGAGGTGTGCCGGGCGCTGCGGGTACGACCGGACGGCGTACCGATCGTCATGCTGACCGCCCGCGGTGACGAGTCCGACCGGATCCTCGGGCTGCAACTCGGCGCGGACGACTACCTGACCAAGCCCTTCTCCCCCCGGGAACTGGTGCTGCGGGTCCGCTCGGTGCTGCGCCGGGCCGGCGGTGCGACGCCACCCGAGCGGCCGGAGGCGCTCACCGACGGCGACCTGGTGGTGCACACGACCTCCCGAACCGCCCGCCTCGCCGGTCGGGACCTGGCGCTGACACTGCGCGAATTCGACCTGCTCGTCCACCTCCTGCGGCATCCGTCCCGGGTGTTCGGCCGGGCCGAACTTCTCGAACAGGTCTGGGGCTGGAACTTCGGCGACCACTCGACCGTGACCGTGCACGTACGCCGACTGCGGGAGAAGATCGAGGCCAACCCGGCCGATCCGCAGCGGATCGTGACGGTCTGGGGCGTCGGCTACCGCTACGAGCCCGCCGATGCGTGA
- a CDS encoding molybdopterin-dependent oxidoreductase, translated as MIRRPRIPAPDDFTAPSHSPLVAARLGLWLAVAFGLCFGTGLLSHYIQHPPGWFTWPTRPVNLYRITQGVHVLSGVAAIPLLLAKLWSVYPRLFVRPPRRQPIRLSTHALERISVLVLVCAAFFELVTGLFNVAQSYPWGFFFPTAHYAVAWLVAGAMLLHVAVKLPVARTALSTPLRRKRALVEPGRDDRDSSERRAFLRTSAGVAGLAVLATAGVTVPWLRRVSPLAWRSASGPQGIPINRTAAAAHIVVPPDWRLEIVWPGGRSSLSLTELAALPQRTARLPIACVEGWSASARWTGVPVVELLRWAGAPTGRPVRITSLETDGLYAASTLPAAHASDPLTLLALRINGEQLSPDHGYPCRLIAPSRPGVLQTKWVARLEVRR; from the coding sequence ATGATCCGCCGGCCACGCATCCCCGCACCGGACGACTTCACCGCGCCCTCGCACTCACCGCTGGTCGCCGCCCGGCTCGGCCTCTGGCTCGCGGTGGCGTTCGGGTTGTGTTTCGGCACCGGACTGCTGAGCCACTACATCCAGCACCCGCCGGGCTGGTTCACCTGGCCGACCCGACCGGTCAACCTCTACCGGATCACCCAGGGCGTCCACGTGCTCTCCGGTGTCGCGGCGATCCCGTTGCTGCTGGCCAAACTGTGGAGCGTCTACCCCCGGCTGTTCGTCCGTCCGCCCCGGCGACAGCCGATCCGGTTGTCCACCCACGCCCTCGAACGGATCTCCGTCCTGGTGCTGGTCTGCGCCGCTTTCTTCGAGCTGGTCACGGGCCTGTTCAACGTCGCCCAGTCGTACCCGTGGGGGTTCTTCTTCCCGACCGCGCACTACGCCGTCGCCTGGCTGGTGGCGGGCGCGATGCTGCTGCACGTCGCGGTGAAGCTCCCGGTCGCCCGTACGGCGCTGAGCACCCCACTGCGGCGCAAGAGAGCGCTGGTCGAACCAGGTCGCGACGATCGCGACTCGTCCGAGCGACGGGCGTTCCTGCGGACATCGGCGGGTGTCGCCGGCCTCGCCGTGCTCGCCACCGCCGGGGTCACCGTGCCGTGGCTGCGTCGGGTGTCGCCGCTGGCGTGGCGTTCCGCGTCCGGACCGCAGGGCATCCCGATCAACCGTACGGCGGCTGCCGCACACATCGTCGTGCCACCCGACTGGCGACTGGAGATCGTCTGGCCGGGCGGACGCAGCAGCCTGTCGCTGACCGAACTGGCGGCTCTGCCGCAACGTACGGCGCGGTTGCCGATCGCCTGCGTCGAGGGCTGGAGCGCCTCGGCCCGCTGGACCGGCGTGCCCGTCGTGGAGTTGCTCCGGTGGGCCGGCGCACCGACCGGCCGACCGGTTCGGATCACCTCACTGGAGACCGACGGCCTGTACGCGGCAAGCACCCTCCCGGCGGCCCACGCCAGCGACCCGCTGACCCTGCTCGCGCTGCGGATCAATGGTGAGCAGCTCTCCCCCGACCACGGTTACCCCTGCCGTCTCATCGCTCCGAGCCGACCCGGTGTGCTCCAGACGAAGTGGGTGGCCCGGTTGGAGGTACGACGGTGA
- a CDS encoding TIGR04282 family arsenosugar biosynthesis glycosyltransferase — protein MNVLLLVAKAPVAGLAKTRLCPPADPTQAARVAAASLLDTLAAVRATASTIPVLAHTGRFADAEHSVELTAALAGWHLLPQRGGTFADRLANAHADTAAAFPGRPVLQIGMDTPQIRPALLTTALRRLTEHEAVLGPALDGGWWALGLRDPAYATVLREVPMSTGDTGRRTLAALRGRGIHPAILPVQRDVDDWSTALAVAADLPGTRFAAAVESVGGQVVSGRRR, from the coding sequence GTGAATGTCCTGCTCCTGGTCGCGAAGGCACCGGTGGCCGGGCTGGCCAAGACGCGCCTCTGCCCGCCCGCGGATCCCACCCAGGCGGCCCGGGTCGCCGCGGCGTCGCTGCTGGACACCCTCGCAGCGGTACGCGCCACCGCGTCGACGATTCCCGTGCTGGCCCACACCGGTCGATTCGCCGACGCCGAACACAGCGTGGAGCTGACCGCCGCGCTGGCCGGCTGGCACCTGCTTCCGCAGCGCGGCGGCACGTTCGCCGACCGCCTCGCGAACGCCCACGCCGACACCGCTGCCGCATTCCCCGGCCGGCCGGTGTTGCAGATCGGCATGGACACCCCGCAGATCCGGCCGGCCCTGCTGACCACCGCGCTACGGCGGCTCACCGAACACGAGGCGGTGCTCGGCCCGGCACTCGACGGCGGCTGGTGGGCACTGGGGTTACGCGACCCGGCGTACGCGACGGTGCTGCGCGAGGTGCCCATGTCGACCGGAGACACCGGTCGTCGTACCCTCGCCGCGCTGCGCGGGCGGGGCATACACCCGGCGATCCTGCCCGTTCAGCGGGATGTCGACGACTGGTCGACAGCGCTGGCGGTCGCCGCCGACCTGCCCGGCACCCGCTTCGCGGCTGCCGTGGAGTCGGTGGGCGGCCAGGTGGTGAGCGGACGCCGCCGGTGA
- a CDS encoding sensor histidine kinase translates to MRDVLLIFAIALGAALAIGLAGAVLLRALRRSSITVHLSVLLTTTVVAVAVGVMAVAEAMFLSAHDLEVVLITVAAAAVVSLAVGGHFGRRLARAAVWRDQARERERQLEKGRRDLVAWVSHDLRTPLAGLRAMAEALEDRVVRDPDTVDEYHRRIRLETDRMTRLVDDLFELSRINAGALRLSLTAVPLGEVVSDALASTTPLADARRIKLIASETGWPTVAASEPELARVVANLLLNAVRYTPADGTVRIEAGREEDHAWLSVADTCGGIPSADLPRLFDIAFRGEPARTPGPGDGGASGGLGLAIVRGLVEAHGGRVEVRNTSDGCQFMVRLATA, encoded by the coding sequence ATGCGTGACGTACTGCTGATCTTCGCGATCGCCCTCGGCGCGGCACTGGCCATCGGGCTCGCCGGTGCGGTGCTGCTGCGCGCGCTGCGCCGCAGCTCGATCACCGTGCATCTCAGCGTGCTGCTCACCACCACGGTGGTCGCCGTCGCGGTCGGAGTGATGGCGGTCGCGGAAGCGATGTTCCTCTCCGCACACGACCTTGAGGTGGTCCTGATCACCGTCGCGGCGGCGGCGGTGGTCAGCCTCGCCGTCGGCGGGCACTTCGGCCGGCGACTGGCCCGCGCCGCGGTCTGGCGTGACCAGGCCCGGGAGCGGGAACGGCAACTGGAGAAGGGCCGCCGCGACCTGGTCGCCTGGGTCTCCCACGACCTGCGGACTCCACTCGCCGGGCTGCGGGCCATGGCGGAGGCGTTGGAGGACCGGGTGGTTCGCGACCCGGACACGGTCGACGAGTACCACCGACGCATCCGACTGGAGACCGACCGGATGACCCGACTCGTCGACGACCTGTTCGAGCTGTCCCGGATCAACGCCGGAGCGCTGCGGCTGTCGTTGACGGCGGTGCCGCTCGGTGAGGTGGTCTCGGATGCGCTGGCCAGCACCACCCCGTTGGCCGACGCTCGCCGGATCAAGCTGATCGCCAGCGAGACGGGGTGGCCGACGGTCGCCGCGAGCGAACCGGAGTTGGCGCGGGTCGTGGCGAACCTGCTGCTCAACGCGGTCCGCTACACCCCGGCCGACGGCACCGTACGCATCGAAGCTGGCCGGGAGGAGGATCACGCCTGGCTGTCGGTCGCCGACACCTGTGGCGGCATTCCGTCAGCCGACCTTCCCCGGCTGTTCGACATCGCGTTCCGTGGCGAACCGGCCCGTACGCCCGGTCCTGGCGACGGTGGGGCGTCCGGAGGCCTCGGCCTGGCCATCGTTCGAGGCCTGGTGGAGGCGCATGGAGGCCGGGTCGAAGTGCGCAACACCTCTGACGGCTGCCAGTTCATGGTCCGGCTGGCCACCGCCTGA
- a CDS encoding glycosyltransferase family 2 protein: MHTTIDVVLPCLDEAAALPAVLSALPPGYRAIVVDNGSTDGSPVVAAEHGARVVHEPRRGYGAAVHAGLLAADGDLVCVLDADGSFDPAELPRLVAAVLDGRADLAVGRRRPISTDAWPWHARSGNALVAALLRRRGVPVYDISPIRVARRAALLELGVKDRAFGYPLELLLRAAEAGWRIVELDVAYAPRAAGTSSKVSGSVRGTARATRDFVGVLRADVGGAR; encoded by the coding sequence ATGCACACAACCATCGACGTGGTGCTGCCGTGTCTGGACGAGGCGGCCGCACTGCCTGCCGTACTGAGCGCGCTGCCGCCCGGCTACCGCGCCATCGTTGTCGACAACGGCTCCACGGACGGTTCGCCGGTCGTCGCCGCCGAACACGGGGCCCGGGTCGTCCACGAGCCTCGACGCGGGTACGGCGCGGCCGTACACGCCGGCCTGCTGGCGGCGGACGGGGATCTGGTCTGCGTGCTCGACGCGGACGGCTCGTTCGACCCCGCCGAGCTGCCCCGCCTCGTCGCGGCGGTGCTCGACGGTCGGGCTGATCTCGCCGTCGGGCGGCGTCGGCCGATCTCGACGGATGCCTGGCCGTGGCATGCCCGCAGCGGGAACGCGCTGGTCGCGGCGCTGCTGCGACGTCGTGGTGTGCCGGTGTACGACATCAGCCCGATCCGGGTGGCCCGCCGGGCGGCGCTCCTCGAGCTCGGTGTCAAGGACCGCGCGTTCGGCTACCCCCTGGAGTTGCTGCTGCGCGCGGCCGAGGCGGGCTGGCGGATTGTCGAGTTGGACGTCGCGTACGCGCCACGGGCGGCCGGCACCAGCTCGAAGGTCTCCGGGTCGGTCCGGGGCACGGCGCGCGCGACCCGGGATTTTGTCGGAGTGCTGCGTGCCGACGTCGGTGGTGCCCGGTGA
- a CDS encoding NAD-dependent epimerase/dehydratase family protein translates to MRILVTGAAGFIGSHVADLLTDGGHEVVAVDALLPEAHGTTAPSWSERHDLVVGDVRDEGLLTRLLSGVDAVCHQAAMVGHGIDPADAPRYAAHNDLATATLLAAMHAAGVRRLVLASSMVVYGEGRYHCATHGIVRPAGRRVADLAEGRYEPTCPRCDRALSPGLVPEDAPLEPHSTYAATKLAQEHLAGAWARQTGGSVWALRYHNVYGARMPRDTPYSGVASIFRSALAAGRPPRVLEDGRQRRDFVHVTDVAAANLLALMTPAPDPLTPVNVCSGEPHTVGELAHELASAMGGPAPVTVGGGRASDVRHVVADPARATRLLGFTARVGFAAGIADFTTAVMRDPASVTTPSTVGG, encoded by the coding sequence ATGCGGATACTTGTCACCGGTGCTGCCGGGTTCATCGGTTCCCACGTCGCCGACCTGCTCACCGACGGCGGGCACGAGGTGGTGGCCGTGGACGCGCTGCTGCCCGAGGCGCACGGCACGACCGCGCCGTCCTGGAGCGAGCGGCACGACCTCGTGGTCGGTGACGTACGCGACGAGGGCCTGCTGACCCGACTGCTGAGCGGGGTCGACGCGGTCTGCCATCAGGCGGCCATGGTCGGTCACGGCATCGACCCGGCGGACGCCCCCCGGTACGCCGCCCACAACGACCTCGCCACGGCCACCCTCCTCGCGGCGATGCACGCCGCCGGGGTGCGCCGGCTGGTGCTGGCCAGCTCGATGGTGGTCTACGGCGAGGGCCGCTACCACTGCGCCACCCACGGAATCGTCCGGCCTGCCGGCCGCCGGGTCGCCGACCTGGCCGAGGGCCGGTACGAGCCGACCTGCCCGCGCTGCGACCGGGCGCTCTCGCCCGGCCTCGTGCCCGAGGACGCACCGCTGGAGCCGCACAGCACGTACGCCGCCACCAAGCTGGCCCAGGAACACCTCGCCGGCGCCTGGGCCCGGCAGACCGGCGGATCGGTGTGGGCCCTGCGGTACCACAACGTCTACGGTGCGCGGATGCCCCGCGACACCCCGTACTCGGGGGTCGCGTCGATTTTCCGGTCGGCTCTGGCCGCCGGCCGGCCGCCCCGGGTGCTGGAGGACGGCCGGCAACGGCGCGACTTCGTGCACGTGACCGATGTGGCCGCGGCCAACCTGCTGGCCCTGATGACGCCGGCACCGGATCCGCTGACGCCGGTCAACGTCTGCTCGGGTGAACCGCACACCGTCGGCGAGTTGGCCCACGAGCTGGCCTCGGCGATGGGCGGGCCAGCGCCGGTGACGGTCGGGGGCGGGCGGGCGTCGGACGTACGGCACGTCGTGGCCGATCCGGCCCGCGCCACCCGGCTGCTTGGATTCACCGCCCGGGTCGGCTTCGCCGCTGGCATCGCGGACTTCACGACCGCCGTGATGCGCGATCCGGCGTCGGTCACGACACCGTCCACAGTAGGTGGTTGA
- a CDS encoding YbaB/EbfC family nucleoid-associated protein, translated as MSVNEPASGEFARMLDATVGALRAAGTAPQDEEAARLRRVGESADGQVRAEFGADGRLESLTVDPRLMQLGSAEVGDHVIAAVNAAIDSMRGGGPTPAAGDLSQLTEQLEQVRDTAVPRLGAFLQALTDAQERMARGGTR; from the coding sequence ATGTCGGTGAATGAGCCGGCGAGTGGGGAGTTCGCTCGCATGCTGGACGCGACGGTTGGCGCGTTGCGCGCCGCCGGCACCGCGCCGCAGGACGAGGAGGCCGCGCGCCTGCGCCGGGTCGGTGAGTCCGCGGACGGGCAGGTCCGTGCCGAGTTCGGCGCTGATGGCCGACTGGAGTCGCTGACGGTGGATCCACGGCTGATGCAGCTCGGCTCGGCCGAGGTCGGCGACCACGTGATCGCGGCCGTGAACGCGGCGATCGACTCGATGCGCGGCGGCGGCCCGACACCGGCCGCCGGTGACCTCTCGCAGTTGACTGAGCAGCTGGAACAGGTTCGTGACACCGCGGTGCCGCGACTCGGAGCGTTCCTTCAGGCGCTCACGGACGCGCAGGAGCGGATGGCCCGAGGCGGCACCCGGTGA
- a CDS encoding RICIN domain-containing protein, whose protein sequence is MVLVAVGMYVVTTVAPAAAATTAGCGKAPGLNSGTHTIQSSGKSRSFILRLPDNYNNTYAHRLAFGFHWLGGTASQVASGGTDGAAWAYYGMLSQANNSTIFVAPQGLNNGWGNSNGEDVTFTDDMIRVIDNALCVDTTQRFSVGFSYGGAMSYSLACSRPTVFRAVAAIAAPGAISGCSGGTQPVAYLGIHGINDNIPSGRSLRDRFVRNNGCAAQNPPEPRAGSLTHITTAYSCQPGYPVLWAAFDGGHQQGPVDGCAGCESGARSWVKQEVWRFFTQFGSDVPPTTPPPTTPPVGQQNVLIAGAQSGRCIDVPNSSTSNGARPQLWDCHGGTNQRWTHTANRTLTVYGNKCLDASGAGTSNGTAVIIWDCNGQSNQQWNVNSNGTITGAQSGLCLDAVGSGTANGTQLHLWACHGGANQQWSVRT, encoded by the coding sequence ATGGTTCTGGTCGCCGTCGGCATGTACGTCGTCACGACCGTCGCACCGGCGGCCGCGGCCACCACTGCCGGCTGCGGCAAGGCACCCGGGCTGAACAGCGGCACCCACACCATCCAGAGCAGCGGGAAGAGCCGCAGCTTCATCCTTCGGCTGCCGGACAACTACAACAACACCTATGCCCACCGGTTGGCCTTCGGGTTCCACTGGTTGGGCGGCACCGCCAGTCAGGTCGCGTCGGGCGGCACCGACGGGGCCGCGTGGGCCTACTACGGCATGCTCTCGCAGGCGAACAACAGCACGATCTTCGTCGCCCCGCAGGGTCTCAACAACGGTTGGGGCAACTCCAACGGCGAGGACGTGACCTTCACCGACGACATGATCCGCGTGATCGACAACGCCCTCTGCGTCGACACCACACAACGTTTCTCGGTCGGGTTCAGCTACGGCGGCGCGATGAGCTACTCGCTGGCGTGTTCCCGGCCGACGGTGTTCCGTGCGGTCGCCGCAATCGCGGCCCCGGGGGCGATCAGCGGATGCAGCGGCGGCACCCAGCCCGTTGCCTACCTGGGCATCCATGGCATCAACGACAACATCCCCAGCGGGCGGTCGCTGCGCGACAGGTTCGTCCGGAACAACGGCTGCGCCGCGCAGAACCCGCCGGAACCGAGGGCCGGCAGCCTGACCCACATCACCACCGCGTACTCCTGCCAGCCCGGATATCCGGTGCTCTGGGCCGCGTTCGACGGTGGCCACCAGCAAGGCCCGGTGGACGGGTGCGCCGGCTGTGAGAGCGGCGCGCGGAGCTGGGTCAAGCAGGAGGTGTGGCGGTTCTTCACCCAGTTCGGCTCCGATGTGCCGCCCACCACTCCCCCGCCAACGACCCCGCCGGTCGGCCAGCAGAACGTGCTGATCGCCGGCGCCCAGTCCGGCAGGTGCATCGACGTCCCCAACTCCAGCACCAGCAACGGCGCCCGCCCGCAACTGTGGGACTGTCACGGTGGCACCAACCAGCGCTGGACCCACACCGCCAACCGCACCCTGACCGTCTACGGCAACAAGTGCCTGGACGCCAGCGGAGCGGGCACCAGCAACGGCACCGCAGTGATCATCTGGGACTGCAACGGCCAGTCCAACCAACAGTGGAACGTGAACTCCAACGGCACCATCACCGGCGCCCAATCGGGGCTGTGCCTCGACGCCGTCGGTTCCGGCACCGCCAATGGCACGCAACTTCACCTCTGGGCCTGCCACGGCGGCGCCAACCAGCAGTGGAGTGTGCGCACCTAG